From a single Solanum dulcamara chromosome 4, daSolDulc1.2, whole genome shotgun sequence genomic region:
- the LOC129886829 gene encoding 3-hydroxyisobutyryl-CoA hydrolase 1-like yields MAESSCNNGGTDQVLVEERASVRTFILNRPKQLNALSFEMISRLSELFHASEGDSNVKIIILKGNGRSFCAGGDVTAVVHNVRQGNWKLGADYFREEFSLNYLMATYSKPQVSILNGIVMGGGLGASVHGRFRVATEKSVCAMPETALGLFPDVGASYFYSRLPGFFGEYAGLTGARLDGAEMLACGLATHFVPSERLPFLEQALAKVNTSDPDVISTIISHFSDTPKLKAESPYHKMKIIDHCFSRRTIEEIISSLENEALNKKDDWISSTIQSLKKASPTSLKISLRSIREGRLQGVGSCLIREYRMVCHVLRGEFSKDFFEGCRAILIDKDRNPKWEPSRLELIGDDDVDRYFSKIDDEDWEDLKLPPRSNLPPYAIAKL; encoded by the exons ATGGCTGAAAGCTCTTGTAACAATGGCGGAACCGATCAG GTTCTGGTGGAGGAGAGAGCAAGTGTTAGAACATTCATATTAAATAGGCCTAAGCAGTTGAATGCACTTTCTTTTGAAATG ATATCTCGGCTGTCAGAACTTTTCCATGCCAGTGAAGGAGATTCAAATGTGAAGATAATAATATTGAAG GGAAATGGAAGGTCTTTCTGTGCTGGTGGTGACGTTACAGCTGTTGTTCATAATGTTCGCCAGG GTAACTGGAAACTGGGTGCTGATTATTTCCGTGAAGAATTCTCCCTTAACTATTTGATGGCAACATATAGTAAACCCCAG GTTTCTATCCTTAATGGAATTGTCATGGGAGGTGGACTAGGTGCTTCTgtacatggtagatttcgagtTGCAACAGAGAAATCG GTTTGTGCCATGCCTGAAACAGCTTTGGGACTCTTTCCAGATGTAGGTGCCTCTTACTTCTATTCGAGGCTTCCAGGATTCTTCG GAGAATATGCTGGTCTTACTGGTGCTAGGTTGGATGGTGCTGAAATGCTTGCTTGTGGTCTAGCAACTCATTTTGTACCCTCGGAG AGGTTGCCATTTTTAGAACAAGCACTGGCTAAAGTCAATACGAGTGATCCAGATGTTATTTCTACCATCATTAGTCACTTCTCTGACACACCAAAGTTGAAAGCAGAAAGTCCTTATCACAA GATGAAGATTATTGATCATTGTTTCTCTCGAAGAACAATCGAAGAAATCATATCTTCTCTT GAAAATGAGGCTTTGAACAAGAAGGATGACTGGATCTCTTCAACCATCCAATCATTGAAGAAAGCATCCCCAACAAGTCTTAAAATTTCATTGAGATCA ATAAGAGAAGGGAGGCTGCAAGGTGTTGGTAGTTGCCTTATTCGAGAGTATAGGATGGTTTGTCATGTGTTGAGGGGAGAATTTAGCAAGGACTTTTTCGAG GGATGCAGAGCCATACTCATCGACAAGGATAGAAATCCTAAG TGGGAGCCCTCCAGACTGGAACTAATTGGAGATGATGATGTTGACCGttacttctccaagatagacGATGAAGATTGGGAAGACCTAAAGCTGCCTCCAAGATCAAACTTGCCTCCATATGCAATTGCGAAGCTTTAA
- the LOC129886830 gene encoding uric acid degradation bifunctional protein TTL isoform X1: protein MGSVFDEKDLLACCGSTKFAKQMVAAGPFSTHQDAIHAARDIWFNKVDVNGWLEAFAAHPQIGQTPSRDHKSPTFAQWSKGEQSTAMSTATELTLQELFEWNARYREKFGFVFLICASGKSTPEILAELKIRYQNRPIIEFEIAAQEQMKITELRLSKLFSDKADTAPAIEPLSTTNIATKAEEDRVNIIGAHLTAATRATPAHIPIRTRPPITTHVLDTSRGCPANGIEVRLEMWKDNQARPQFGETYIDGWMVLGSSATDKDGRSGQLMNMVEALVPGVYRINFNTGKYNPDGFFPYVSIVFEIRESQKWDHFHVPLLLSPFSLSTYRGS from the exons ATGGGATCAGTGTTTGATGAAAAAGATTTGTTGGCATGCTGTGGGAGCACCAAATTCGCCAAACAGATGGTAGCAGCTGGCCCCTTTTCCACTCACCAAGATGCCATCCATGCCGCCAGAGATATCTGGTTCAACAAG GTTGATGTAAATGGATGGCTTGAAGCTTTTGCTGCTCATCCACAAATTGGTCAAACTCCTTCTCGGGATCACAAAAGCCCTACTTTTGCCCA GTGGAGCAAGGGAGAGCAGTCAACAGCAATGTCCACTGCTACTGAGTTGACGTTGCAG GAACTGTTTGAGTGGAATGCTCGCTATAGGGAGAAGTTTGGATTTGTCTTCTTGATATGTGCTTCAGGGAAAAGTACCCCTGAGATACTTGCAGAGTTGAAG ATACGGTACCAGAACAGACCAATAATTGAGTTTGAGATTGCAGCCCAGGAGCAAATGAAAATAACTGAATTACGCCTTTCCAAGCTCTTCTCAGACAAAGCAGATACTGCTCCGGCAATTGAACCCTTGTCTACAACTAATATTGCGACAAAAGCAGAAG AAGATCGTGTGAACATTATTGGAGCACATTTAACTGCCGCTACTAGAGCAACACCAGCTCATATTCCAATTAGAACTCGCCCGCCCATCACGACCCATGTTCTGGATACTAGCCGTGGATGTCCAGCGAATGGCATTGAAGTACGACTGGAGATGTGGAAAGATAACCAAGCAAGACCACAATTTGGTGAAACTTATATTGATGGCTGGATGGTACTAGGGTCTTCAGCTACGGACAAAGATGGCCGAAGTGGTCAGTTAATGAATATGGTTGAAGCTTTAGTCCCAGGTGTATACCGGATAAATTTCAACACCGGTAAGTATAATCCTGATGGATTCTTTCCCTATGTCTCTATTGTGTTTGAGATCAGAGAATCTCAGAAATGGGATCATTTTCATGTTCCTCTACTGCTTTCACCATTCTCACTCTCGACCTATCGAGGTAGTTAG
- the LOC129886830 gene encoding uric acid degradation bifunctional protein TTL isoform X2 encodes MGSVFDEKDLLACCGSTKFAKQMVAAGPFSTHQDAIHAARDIWFNKVDVNGWLEAFAAHPQIGQTPSRDHKSPTFAQWSKGEQSTAMSTATELTLQELFEWNARYREKFGFVFLICASGKSTPEILAELKIRYQNRPIIEFEIAAQEQMKITELRLSKLFSDKADTAPAIEPLSTTNIATKAEDRVNIIGAHLTAATRATPAHIPIRTRPPITTHVLDTSRGCPANGIEVRLEMWKDNQARPQFGETYIDGWMVLGSSATDKDGRSGQLMNMVEALVPGVYRINFNTGKYNPDGFFPYVSIVFEIRESQKWDHFHVPLLLSPFSLSTYRGS; translated from the exons ATGGGATCAGTGTTTGATGAAAAAGATTTGTTGGCATGCTGTGGGAGCACCAAATTCGCCAAACAGATGGTAGCAGCTGGCCCCTTTTCCACTCACCAAGATGCCATCCATGCCGCCAGAGATATCTGGTTCAACAAG GTTGATGTAAATGGATGGCTTGAAGCTTTTGCTGCTCATCCACAAATTGGTCAAACTCCTTCTCGGGATCACAAAAGCCCTACTTTTGCCCA GTGGAGCAAGGGAGAGCAGTCAACAGCAATGTCCACTGCTACTGAGTTGACGTTGCAG GAACTGTTTGAGTGGAATGCTCGCTATAGGGAGAAGTTTGGATTTGTCTTCTTGATATGTGCTTCAGGGAAAAGTACCCCTGAGATACTTGCAGAGTTGAAG ATACGGTACCAGAACAGACCAATAATTGAGTTTGAGATTGCAGCCCAGGAGCAAATGAAAATAACTGAATTACGCCTTTCCAAGCTCTTCTCAGACAAAGCAGATACTGCTCCGGCAATTGAACCCTTGTCTACAACTAATATTGCGACAAAAGCAGAAG ATCGTGTGAACATTATTGGAGCACATTTAACTGCCGCTACTAGAGCAACACCAGCTCATATTCCAATTAGAACTCGCCCGCCCATCACGACCCATGTTCTGGATACTAGCCGTGGATGTCCAGCGAATGGCATTGAAGTACGACTGGAGATGTGGAAAGATAACCAAGCAAGACCACAATTTGGTGAAACTTATATTGATGGCTGGATGGTACTAGGGTCTTCAGCTACGGACAAAGATGGCCGAAGTGGTCAGTTAATGAATATGGTTGAAGCTTTAGTCCCAGGTGTATACCGGATAAATTTCAACACCGGTAAGTATAATCCTGATGGATTCTTTCCCTATGTCTCTATTGTGTTTGAGATCAGAGAATCTCAGAAATGGGATCATTTTCATGTTCCTCTACTGCTTTCACCATTCTCACTCTCGACCTATCGAGGTAGTTAG